A single Triticum dicoccoides isolate Atlit2015 ecotype Zavitan chromosome 2A, WEW_v2.0, whole genome shotgun sequence DNA region contains:
- the LOC119356238 gene encoding protein ECERIFERUM 26-like: MGLEGQTAAAAVHGHRLSTVVPSSVTEVEGYGLGDADLAFRLHYLRGVYYYAAGEVVRGVTTKVLKDPMFPWLDAYYPVAGRVRRPADDEQEASRRPYVKCNDCGVRIVEARCERALDEWLRDGAVDRVRQLCYDKVLGPELFFSPLLYVQVTNFKCGAMALGFSWAHLIGDVATATTCFNHWAKILGGKTPGAVTVNPKNEPQDRAPADAAVPRSVKPVGPIEDYWFVPAGVDMAGYSFHVTEPMLTRLQQQEPAAAGGAFELISALLWQTVAKIRAGKEVKTVTVVRNDMSARSGNSLANEQRVGYVEAGSPPAKSDVSELAALLAKNVVDETAAVVAFPGDVVIYGANLTFVDMEQVDLYGLEIKGQRPAHVEYGLDGVGEEGAVLVQPDADGRGRVVTAVLPKDEVEALRAALGSTLLQPAP, from the exons ATGGGGCTCGAGGggcaaacggcggcggcggcggtgcacgggcaccggctgtCGACGGTGGTGCCGAGCTCGGTGACGGAGGTGGAGGGGTACGGGCTGGGGGACGCGGACCTGGCGTTCCGGCTGCACTACCTGCGCGGGGTGTACTACTACGCGGCGGGGGAGGTGGTGCGCGGGGTGACCACCAAGGTGCTCAAGGACCCCATGTTCCCCTGGCTGGACGCCTACTACCCCGTGGCCGGCCGCGTCCGCCGCCCCGCCGACGACGAGCAGGAGGCCTCGCGCCGGCCCTACGTCAAGTGCAACGACTGCGGCGTCCGCATCGTGGAGGCCCGGTGCGAGCGCGCGCTGGACGAGTGGCTCCGCGACGGCGCCGTCGACCGCGTCCGCCAGCTCTGCTACGACAAGGTGCTCGGCCCCGAGCTCTTCTTCTCCCCGCTGCTCTACGTCCAG GTCACAAACTTCAAGTGTGGAGCGATGGCGCTGGGGTTCAGCTGGGCGCACCTCATCGGCGACGTGGCCACGGCGACCACCTGCTTCAACCACTGGGCAAAGATACTGGGCGGCAAGACGCCAGGCGCCGTCACCGTCAACCCCAAGAACGAGCCGCAGGACCGCGCGCCCGCCGACGCCGCCGTGCCGCGCTCCGTGAAGCCGGTCGGGCCCATCGAGGACTACTGGTTTGTCCCCGCCGGCGTCGACATGGCGGGCTACTCCTTCCACGTCACCGAGCCGATGCTCACGAGGCTGCAGCAGCAGGAGCCAGCGGCTGCCGGCGGCGCCTTCGAGCTCATCTCGGCGCTCCTGTGGCAGACGGTGGCGAAGATCAGGGCCGGCAAGGAGGTGAAGACGGTGACGGTGGTGAGGAACGACATGTCGGCCAGGAGCGGCAACTCCCTGGCCAACGAGCAGAGGGTCGGGTACGTGGAGGCGGGCTCGCCGCCGGCCAAGTCCGACGTGTCCGAGCTGGCGGCGCTGCTGGCCAAGAACGTCGTCGACGAGACCGCGGCGGTGGTGGCGTTCCCGGGGGACGTGGTCATCTACGGCGCGAACCTGACCTTCGTGGACATGGAGCAGGTGGACCTGTACGGGCTGGAGATCAAGGGGCAGCGGCCCGCGCACGTGGAGTACGGCTTGGACGGCGTCGGCGAGGAGGGCGCCGTGCTGGTGCAGCCGGACGCCGACGGGCGCGGCCGCGTCGTCACGGCGGTGCTGCCCAAGGACGAGGTGGAGGCCCTCCGCGCCGCGCTCGGGAGCACGCTCCTGCAGCCGGCTCCCTGA